The genomic window TTTCAAAACAACGTACCTGTCTTTTGGGTTAAAACTGATAACATTAAGCTCTATCGCAAAATTCTCAATCGTCCTAAAACTGACAAAATCGATGCTGAACTTATTTTCTCTATCGCTTCTAAATTTCCTGAGTCTTTAGTCCCTTTTGTCAATAACTCATATATCATCTCTGAGCTTCGTAATCTCACCAGACTTTATTTAAAGTTCAACGAAGATATCGCTCGATTGAAACTTAGGCTCTATTCGTATGTTTCTCTTTATTTCCCTAAACTTGACTTTAAACTAAATAAGACTTTCGAATGCCTGCTTAAAGATTATACAATCGAAGAAATCGCAAACATGCCAATTGAAGAGTTATTTGAATATATTGCGAAAATTTCCAGACACAATGTCTCTTCACAAGTCTTAGCAGAAAAACTCCAAACTCTTGCTAAAGATGCCTTGAGGTTGTCTGTTAATCCTTCAAACACTCTGAGAATATCTATTGTTTCCACTATCGATTTGATACAGCACTATGAAAAACAAATCGAACTAGTAAAGAAAGAAATAAGTAAATTACTTAAAGTAATTTCGAACACACTAACAACAGTCAAAGGGATAGGAGAAATAACTGCAGCTGGAATTATAGCCGAAATAGGAGACATCAATCGTTTCGAAAAAGCCTCAGCGTTAGCATCATACGCAGGGCTTGTATGGACAATCAATCAAAGTGGAAATTACAAATCAGAAAACAACCAACTAACGAAAAAAGGGAACAAGTATCTAAGAACATACCTAGTAATGGCAGCGAACGGAGTAAAGACATACGATCCTGTATACAAAGAATATTATCGCAAAAAGTACGCAGAAGCAACAACACACAAACACATGAGAGCGCTAATATTAACTGCAAGGAAATTAGTAAATTTAGTGTATTATTTACTAAAGAACAACGTACCGTATGTACCGATGAAATAGGTAAAA from Fervidobacterium gondwanense DSM 13020 includes these protein-coding regions:
- a CDS encoding IS110 family transposase gives rise to the protein MAILAIDVSKNYLSFFSDFIGSGTVENSPQGIVELFNKAFASSSDFSLVLESTGVFSFNVANFFFQNNVPVFWVKTDNIKLYRKILNRPKTDKIDAELIFSIASKFPESLVPFVNNSYIISELRNLTRLYLKFNEDIARLKLRLYSYVSLYFPKLDFKLNKTFECLLKDYTIEEIANMPIEELFEYIAKISRHNVSSQVLAEKLQTLAKDALRLSVNPSNTLRISIVSTIDLIQHYEKQIELVKKEISKLLKVISNTLTTVKGIGEITAAGIIAEIGDINRFEKASALASYAGLVWTINQSGNYKSENNQLTKKGNKYLRTYLVMAANGVKTYDPVYKEYYRKKYAEATTHKHMRALILTARKLVNLVYYLLKNNVPYVPMK